A genomic region of Populus nigra chromosome 11, ddPopNigr1.1, whole genome shotgun sequence contains the following coding sequences:
- the LOC133668594 gene encoding uncharacterized protein LOC133668594 isoform X3: MVEHALAIGQEFPNVETCRRTLKDIAIALHFDLRIVKSDRSRFIAKCSKEGCPWRVHVAKCPGVPTFSIRTLHGEHTCEGVQNLHHQQASVGWVARSVEARIRDNPQYKPKEILEDIRDQHGVAVSYMQAWRGKERSMAALHGTFEEGFRLLPAYCEQIRKTNPGSIASVFATGQENCFQRLFISYRASIYGFVNACRPLLELDRAHLKGKYLGTILCAAAVDADDALFPLAIATVDVETDENWMWFMSELRKLLGVNTDNMPRLTILSERHKGIVEAVETHFPSAFHGFCLRYVSENFRDTFKNTKLVNIFWNAVYALTAVEFESKITEMVEISQDVIPWFQHFSPQLWAVAYFEGMRYGHFMLGVTELLYNWALECHELPIVQMMEHIRHQLTSWFSNRRDIGMSWTSILVPSAEKRILEAIADAHCYQVLRANEVEFEIVSTERTNIVDIRSRVCSCRRWQLYGLPCAHAAAALISCGQNAHLFAEPCFTVASYRETYSEMINPIPDKSLWRELGEGTEGGGAKVDITIRPPKTRRPPGRPKKKVLRVENFKRPKRVVQCGRCHLLGHSQKKCTKPI; this comes from the exons ATGGTAG AACATGCTTTGGCCATTGGACAAGAGTTTCCTAATGTTGAAACTTGCAGAAGAACATTGAAAGATATTGCTATAGCGCTGCATTTTGATCTTCGGATAGTGAAATCAGATCGAAGCCGGTTTATAGCCAAGTGCTCTAAAGAAGGCTGCCCATGGCGTGTCCATGTTGCAAAATGTCCTGGAGTTCCAACCTTTTCAATTAGAACCTTACATGGAGAGCATACTTGTGAAGGAGTTCAAAACCTTCACCATCAGCAAGCATCAGTGGGTTGGGTCGCTAGGTCTGTAGAAGCACGCATTCGAGACAATCCACAATACAAACCGAAGGAAATACTGGAAGATATCCGTGACCAGCATGGGGTTGCTGTTTCTTATATGCAAGCCTGGCGTGGGAAGGAGCGCAGCATGGCTGCCCTtcatggaacttttgaagaagGGTTTCGCCTTCTTCCTGCATATTGTGAGCAGATAAGAAAAACCAACCCTGGAAGCATTGCATCTGTTTTTGCTACCGGACaagaaaattgttttcaaaGACTTTTTATCTCCTACCGTGCATCTATTTATGGCTTTGTAAATGCTTGTAGGCCACTTCTGGAACTTGACAGAGCACATCTTAAAGGAAAATACTTGGGTACAATACTTTGTGCTGCAGCTGTTGATGCTGATGATGCATTATTTCCTTTGGCCATTGCTACTGTTGATGTGGAAACTGATGAAAATTGGATGTGGTTTATGTCAGAGTTGCGGAAGCTTCTTGGAGTAAATACTGACAACATGCCTAGACTTACCATACTGTCTGAAAGGCATAAGGGCATTGTAGAGGCAGTTGAAACACACTTTCCCAGTGCATTCCATGGATTTTGTCTGCGTTATGTTAGTGAAAACTTCCGTGACACATTTAAGAACACAAAGTTAGTGAATATTTTCTGGAATGCAGTTTATGCCCTCACAGCAGTTGAATTTGAAAGCAAGATCACTGAGATGGTGGAGATCTCACAAGATGTTATACCTTGGTTTCAACACTTCTCTCCCCAGCTTTGGGCTGTTGCATATTTTGAAGGTATGCGATATGGCCATTTTATGCTGGGGGTTACAGAATTATTGTATAATTGGGCCCTTGAATGCCATGAGCTCCCAATTGTTCAAATGATGGAGCATATTCGGCATCAGTTGACATCTTGGTTTAGCAATCGTCGTGACATTGGCATGAGCTGGACCTCAATTCTTGTCCCATCTGCTGAGAAACGGATTTTAGAGGCCATTGCAGATGCACATTGCTATCAAGTGCTTCGTGCAAATGAGGTGGAGTTTGAGATTGTGTCGACTGAGCGAACAAATATTGTGGATATTAGGAGTCGTGTCTGCTCATGTCGTCGTTGGCAGCTCTATGGTTTACCTTGTGCACATGCTGCTGCAGCACTTATTTCCTGTGGGCAAAATGCTCATTTATTTGCCGAACCTTGCTTCACTGTTGCAAGTTACCGGGAGACATACTCAGAGATGATCAACCCTATTCCTGATAAGAGCCTGTGGAGGGAACTGGGTGAGGGAACAGAAGGTGGAGGTGCCAAGGTTGACATTACAATACGCCCACCCAAAACTCGCCGACCACCTGGCAGGCCAAAAAAGAAGGTTCTTCGTGTAGAAAACTTTAAACGCCCAAAGAGGGTGGTTCAATGTGGTCGCTGCCATTTGTTAGGACATTCTCAAAAGAAATGCACAAAGCCAATTTAA
- the LOC133706266 gene encoding calreticulin-3-like, protein MTDFALAISTKVLLFLCVIQFSVSEIIFEERFEDGWESRWVRSDWKRSEGLAGSFKHKAGRWPGDPDDKGIQTTTDARFFAISAKIPEFNNKNRTLVFQYSIRLEQDIECGGGYIKLLSGFVNQKKFGGDTPYSFMFGPDICGSQTKKLHVILSYQGQNYPIKKDLECETDKLTHFYTFVLRPDASYSILIDGRERDSGSMYTDWDILPPRKIKAVKAKKPADWDDREYIDDPNDVKPEGYDSIPKEIPDPKAKQPDDWDEEESGLWKSPKIPNPAYKGPWKLKRIKNPNYKGKWKIPYIDNPEFEDDPDLYVLKPIKYIGIDVWQVKAGSVYDNILVCDDPEYAKQVAQEVLANREIEKEAFEEAEKIRKAREDEEAQRAREEGERRRRERGYDRRYRDRHRDKYRRHYSRDMDDYHDEL, encoded by the exons ATGACGGACTTTGCATTAGCTATCAGTACTAAAGTTTTGTTATTCCTATGCGTCATTCAGTTCTCAGTTtcagaaatcatttttgaagAGAGATTTGAAG ATGGTTGGGAGAGCCGTTGGGTTAGATCGGATTGGAAGAGGAGTGAAGGATTGGCAGGTTCTTTCAAACACAAAGCTGGAAGGTGGCCTGGAGATCCAGATGACAAAG GTATTCAGACAACTACTGATGCCAGGTTTTTTGCCATATCTGCAAAGATACCGGAATTCAACAACAAGAACAGAACACTGGTCTTCCAGTATTCTATAAGGCTTGAGCAGGACATTGAATGTGGTGGTGGTTACATCAAGCTTCTCTCTGGATTCGTGAACCAGAAGAAATTTGGTGGAGACACTCCATACAG TTTTATGTTTGGACCTGATATATGTGGCAGTCAGACAAAGAAGCTGCATGTCATACTATCCTACCAGGGCCAGAATTATCCGATCAAGAAAGATTTGGAATGTGAAACGGACAAGTTAACTCATTTCTACACCTTTGTTCTTAGGCCTGATGCAAGTTATAGTATCCTGATTGATGGTCGAGAAAGGGATTCTGGAAGCATGTATACAGACTGGGATATACTTCCTCCCCGGAAAATTAAAGCTGTCAAGGCGAAAAAG CCTGCGGACTGGGATGATAGAGAATATATTGATGATCCTAATGATGTCAAACCTGAG GGATATGATTCAATTCCAAAAGAGATTCCCGACCCCAAAGCAAAACAG CCTGATGATTGGGATGAAGAGGAGAGTGGTCTATGGAAATCACCTAAGATACCAAATCCAGCATATAAAGGACCATGGAAACTCAAG AGAATCAAGAACCCAAATTATAAAGGGAAATGGAAGATTCCTTATATTGATAATCCAG AGTTTGAAGATGACCCTGATCTTTATGTGCTTAAGCCAATAAAATACATCGGCATTGATGTTTGGCAG GTGAAGGCTGGCTCAGTTTATGACAATATTCTGGTCTGTGATGATCCAGAGTATGCAAAACAAGTGGCTCAAGAAGTTTTAGCTAACAGGGAG ATTGAAAAGGAGGCCTTTGAGGAAgcagaaaaaattagaaaagctCGAGAGGATGAG GAAGCTCAAAGAGCAAGAGAGGAAGGTGaaaggaggagaagagaaaggggaTACGATCGACGCTACCGAGATAGACACAGAGATAAATACAGAAGG CATTACTCCCGGGACATGGATGATTATCAT GATGAGCTTTGA
- the LOC133667957 gene encoding acyl carrier protein 2, mitochondrial-like encodes MAARGALLKYLRVKVQAMPTTRNPNNNGLVGLSFNSIRRRFSEEVRGTFLDKSEVTDRVVNVVKNFQKVDPSKVTPNAHFQNDLGLDSLDTVEIVMALEEEFQFEIPDNEADKINSISLAIDFISSHPQAK; translated from the exons ATGGCGGCGAGAGGAGCTTTGCTAAAGTACCTGAGAGTGAAGGTACAGGCCATGCCTACCACGCGAAACCCGAACAACAACGGCCTCGTCGGTCTCTCCTTCAATTCCATACGCCGCCGTTTCTCCGAGGAAGTTAGAGGCACCTTCCTTGACAAGTCTGAGGTCACCGATCGAGTCGTCAATGTTGTCAAGAACTTCCAGAAAGTCGATCCTTCCaag GTTACACCAAATGCCCATTTCCAGAATGATCTTGGGTTAGATAGTCTAGACACTGTGGAGATTGTGATGGCCCTCGAAGAAGAGTTTCAGTTTGAGATCCCAGATAATGAAGCAGACAAGATCAATTCCATCAGTCTTGCCATTGACTTCATATCTTCACACCCTCAAGCGAAGTAG
- the LOC133668594 gene encoding uncharacterized protein LOC133668594 isoform X1 — protein MVARGEAYRATKVVSPHFGGFMADLALTVPDAPLALSEHALAIGQEFPNVETCRRTLKDIAIALHFDLRIVKSDRSRFIAKCSKEGCPWRVHVAKCPGVPTFSIRTLHGEHTCEGVQNLHHQQASVGWVARSVEARIRDNPQYKPKEILEDIRDQHGVAVSYMQAWRGKERSMAALHGTFEEGFRLLPAYCEQIRKTNPGSIASVFATGQENCFQRLFISYRASIYGFVNACRPLLELDRAHLKGKYLGTILCAAAVDADDALFPLAIATVDVETDENWMWFMSELRKLLGVNTDNMPRLTILSERHKGIVEAVETHFPSAFHGFCLRYVSENFRDTFKNTKLVNIFWNAVYALTAVEFESKITEMVEISQDVIPWFQHFSPQLWAVAYFEGMRYGHFMLGVTELLYNWALECHELPIVQMMEHIRHQLTSWFSNRRDIGMSWTSILVPSAEKRILEAIADAHCYQVLRANEVEFEIVSTERTNIVDIRSRVCSCRRWQLYGLPCAHAAAALISCGQNAHLFAEPCFTVASYRETYSEMINPIPDKSLWRELGEGTEGGGAKVDITIRPPKTRRPPGRPKKKVLRVENFKRPKRVVQCGRCHLLGHSQKKCTKPI, from the exons ATGGTAG CACGAGGGGAAGCCTATCGAGCAACTAAAGTTGTTTCTCCACATTTTGGTGGATTCATGGCAGACCTTGCTTTAACTGTGCCTGATGCTCCTCTTGCATTGTCAGAACATGCTTTGGCCATTGGACAAGAGTTTCCTAATGTTGAAACTTGCAGAAGAACATTGAAAGATATTGCTATAGCGCTGCATTTTGATCTTCGGATAGTGAAATCAGATCGAAGCCGGTTTATAGCCAAGTGCTCTAAAGAAGGCTGCCCATGGCGTGTCCATGTTGCAAAATGTCCTGGAGTTCCAACCTTTTCAATTAGAACCTTACATGGAGAGCATACTTGTGAAGGAGTTCAAAACCTTCACCATCAGCAAGCATCAGTGGGTTGGGTCGCTAGGTCTGTAGAAGCACGCATTCGAGACAATCCACAATACAAACCGAAGGAAATACTGGAAGATATCCGTGACCAGCATGGGGTTGCTGTTTCTTATATGCAAGCCTGGCGTGGGAAGGAGCGCAGCATGGCTGCCCTtcatggaacttttgaagaagGGTTTCGCCTTCTTCCTGCATATTGTGAGCAGATAAGAAAAACCAACCCTGGAAGCATTGCATCTGTTTTTGCTACCGGACaagaaaattgttttcaaaGACTTTTTATCTCCTACCGTGCATCTATTTATGGCTTTGTAAATGCTTGTAGGCCACTTCTGGAACTTGACAGAGCACATCTTAAAGGAAAATACTTGGGTACAATACTTTGTGCTGCAGCTGTTGATGCTGATGATGCATTATTTCCTTTGGCCATTGCTACTGTTGATGTGGAAACTGATGAAAATTGGATGTGGTTTATGTCAGAGTTGCGGAAGCTTCTTGGAGTAAATACTGACAACATGCCTAGACTTACCATACTGTCTGAAAGGCATAAGGGCATTGTAGAGGCAGTTGAAACACACTTTCCCAGTGCATTCCATGGATTTTGTCTGCGTTATGTTAGTGAAAACTTCCGTGACACATTTAAGAACACAAAGTTAGTGAATATTTTCTGGAATGCAGTTTATGCCCTCACAGCAGTTGAATTTGAAAGCAAGATCACTGAGATGGTGGAGATCTCACAAGATGTTATACCTTGGTTTCAACACTTCTCTCCCCAGCTTTGGGCTGTTGCATATTTTGAAGGTATGCGATATGGCCATTTTATGCTGGGGGTTACAGAATTATTGTATAATTGGGCCCTTGAATGCCATGAGCTCCCAATTGTTCAAATGATGGAGCATATTCGGCATCAGTTGACATCTTGGTTTAGCAATCGTCGTGACATTGGCATGAGCTGGACCTCAATTCTTGTCCCATCTGCTGAGAAACGGATTTTAGAGGCCATTGCAGATGCACATTGCTATCAAGTGCTTCGTGCAAATGAGGTGGAGTTTGAGATTGTGTCGACTGAGCGAACAAATATTGTGGATATTAGGAGTCGTGTCTGCTCATGTCGTCGTTGGCAGCTCTATGGTTTACCTTGTGCACATGCTGCTGCAGCACTTATTTCCTGTGGGCAAAATGCTCATTTATTTGCCGAACCTTGCTTCACTGTTGCAAGTTACCGGGAGACATACTCAGAGATGATCAACCCTATTCCTGATAAGAGCCTGTGGAGGGAACTGGGTGAGGGAACAGAAGGTGGAGGTGCCAAGGTTGACATTACAATACGCCCACCCAAAACTCGCCGACCACCTGGCAGGCCAAAAAAGAAGGTTCTTCGTGTAGAAAACTTTAAACGCCCAAAGAGGGTGGTTCAATGTGGTCGCTGCCATTTGTTAGGACATTCTCAAAAGAAATGCACAAAGCCAATTTAA
- the LOC133668760 gene encoding uncharacterized protein At5g65660: MTSQDFSPPYVDASRPSLGFPLGAALLFISILSLSGVFSCCYHWDKLRSFRRRRSSSEHPDPGAYIETSPSKSKLFQMDLKQYHNQGMPVVMPGDDVPKFIALPCPCEPPRGSERVTIEVQKPPKAPPRLPLLVY, encoded by the exons ATGACTAGTCAGGATTTCTCTCCTCCCTACGTGGACGCATCTCGTCCGTCCCTCGGATTTCCTCTTGGCGCTGCCTTACTCTTCATAAGCATACTCAGCTTGAGTGGTGTTTTTTCTTGCTGCTATCACTGGGATAAACTAAGATCATTCCGCCGGCGCCGGTCTTCCTCCGAACACCCGGATCCTGGGGCCTACATCGAAACATCACCCTCTAAATCTAAGCTATTCCAAATG GATTTGAAGCAATACCACAACCAAGGGATGCCTGTAGTGATGCCTGGAGACGATGTTCCAAAGTTCATAGCATTACCATGTCCATGTGAGCCCCCACGAGGCTCCGAGAGAGTTACTATTGAAGTGCAAAAGCCGCCCAAGGCGCCGCCGCGGCTACCGCTGCTTGTGTATTAG
- the LOC133668594 gene encoding uncharacterized protein LOC133668594 isoform X2 translates to MADLALTVPDAPLALSEHALAIGQEFPNVETCRRTLKDIAIALHFDLRIVKSDRSRFIAKCSKEGCPWRVHVAKCPGVPTFSIRTLHGEHTCEGVQNLHHQQASVGWVARSVEARIRDNPQYKPKEILEDIRDQHGVAVSYMQAWRGKERSMAALHGTFEEGFRLLPAYCEQIRKTNPGSIASVFATGQENCFQRLFISYRASIYGFVNACRPLLELDRAHLKGKYLGTILCAAAVDADDALFPLAIATVDVETDENWMWFMSELRKLLGVNTDNMPRLTILSERHKGIVEAVETHFPSAFHGFCLRYVSENFRDTFKNTKLVNIFWNAVYALTAVEFESKITEMVEISQDVIPWFQHFSPQLWAVAYFEGMRYGHFMLGVTELLYNWALECHELPIVQMMEHIRHQLTSWFSNRRDIGMSWTSILVPSAEKRILEAIADAHCYQVLRANEVEFEIVSTERTNIVDIRSRVCSCRRWQLYGLPCAHAAAALISCGQNAHLFAEPCFTVASYRETYSEMINPIPDKSLWRELGEGTEGGGAKVDITIRPPKTRRPPGRPKKKVLRVENFKRPKRVVQCGRCHLLGHSQKKCTKPI, encoded by the coding sequence ATGGCAGACCTTGCTTTAACTGTGCCTGATGCTCCTCTTGCATTGTCAGAACATGCTTTGGCCATTGGACAAGAGTTTCCTAATGTTGAAACTTGCAGAAGAACATTGAAAGATATTGCTATAGCGCTGCATTTTGATCTTCGGATAGTGAAATCAGATCGAAGCCGGTTTATAGCCAAGTGCTCTAAAGAAGGCTGCCCATGGCGTGTCCATGTTGCAAAATGTCCTGGAGTTCCAACCTTTTCAATTAGAACCTTACATGGAGAGCATACTTGTGAAGGAGTTCAAAACCTTCACCATCAGCAAGCATCAGTGGGTTGGGTCGCTAGGTCTGTAGAAGCACGCATTCGAGACAATCCACAATACAAACCGAAGGAAATACTGGAAGATATCCGTGACCAGCATGGGGTTGCTGTTTCTTATATGCAAGCCTGGCGTGGGAAGGAGCGCAGCATGGCTGCCCTtcatggaacttttgaagaagGGTTTCGCCTTCTTCCTGCATATTGTGAGCAGATAAGAAAAACCAACCCTGGAAGCATTGCATCTGTTTTTGCTACCGGACaagaaaattgttttcaaaGACTTTTTATCTCCTACCGTGCATCTATTTATGGCTTTGTAAATGCTTGTAGGCCACTTCTGGAACTTGACAGAGCACATCTTAAAGGAAAATACTTGGGTACAATACTTTGTGCTGCAGCTGTTGATGCTGATGATGCATTATTTCCTTTGGCCATTGCTACTGTTGATGTGGAAACTGATGAAAATTGGATGTGGTTTATGTCAGAGTTGCGGAAGCTTCTTGGAGTAAATACTGACAACATGCCTAGACTTACCATACTGTCTGAAAGGCATAAGGGCATTGTAGAGGCAGTTGAAACACACTTTCCCAGTGCATTCCATGGATTTTGTCTGCGTTATGTTAGTGAAAACTTCCGTGACACATTTAAGAACACAAAGTTAGTGAATATTTTCTGGAATGCAGTTTATGCCCTCACAGCAGTTGAATTTGAAAGCAAGATCACTGAGATGGTGGAGATCTCACAAGATGTTATACCTTGGTTTCAACACTTCTCTCCCCAGCTTTGGGCTGTTGCATATTTTGAAGGTATGCGATATGGCCATTTTATGCTGGGGGTTACAGAATTATTGTATAATTGGGCCCTTGAATGCCATGAGCTCCCAATTGTTCAAATGATGGAGCATATTCGGCATCAGTTGACATCTTGGTTTAGCAATCGTCGTGACATTGGCATGAGCTGGACCTCAATTCTTGTCCCATCTGCTGAGAAACGGATTTTAGAGGCCATTGCAGATGCACATTGCTATCAAGTGCTTCGTGCAAATGAGGTGGAGTTTGAGATTGTGTCGACTGAGCGAACAAATATTGTGGATATTAGGAGTCGTGTCTGCTCATGTCGTCGTTGGCAGCTCTATGGTTTACCTTGTGCACATGCTGCTGCAGCACTTATTTCCTGTGGGCAAAATGCTCATTTATTTGCCGAACCTTGCTTCACTGTTGCAAGTTACCGGGAGACATACTCAGAGATGATCAACCCTATTCCTGATAAGAGCCTGTGGAGGGAACTGGGTGAGGGAACAGAAGGTGGAGGTGCCAAGGTTGACATTACAATACGCCCACCCAAAACTCGCCGACCACCTGGCAGGCCAAAAAAGAAGGTTCTTCGTGTAGAAAACTTTAAACGCCCAAAGAGGGTGGTTCAATGTGGTCGCTGCCATTTGTTAGGACATTCTCAAAAGAAATGCACAAAGCCAATTTAA